One Candidatus Bathyarchaeota archaeon DNA window includes the following coding sequences:
- a CDS encoding L-threonylcarbamoyladenylate synthase: MKVLPATEEHIKIATALVRTGGIVVYPTETVYGLGCAPQINDAARRICEIKGRGKKPLPLACSSVTVARKVVEFNPIAERLAERFWPGPLMLVLPAVMEYGMYVTHGAKTLGVRVPDHEVSRSLARQSGGVIVSTSANKTGIAPPTTVEGAIQQIGEEVDLVLDAGPTPGAIPSTVLNLSGEQIWVIRRGPITQSQINTALDA; the protein is encoded by the coding sequence ATGAAAGTCCTCCCCGCCACTGAAGAGCATATTAAGATAGCAACTGCTCTCGTCCGCACAGGGGGCATTGTCGTCTACCCCACTGAGACAGTTTACGGCCTAGGATGCGCCCCTCAGATCAATGACGCCGCAAGGCGGATCTGCGAGATCAAGGGGAGGGGAAAAAAGCCCCTCCCCCTCGCCTGCAGCAGCGTCACGGTGGCTAGAAAAGTAGTGGAGTTTAACCCCATAGCAGAGCGCCTCGCTGAGAGATTCTGGCCGGGGCCCCTTATGCTAGTCCTCCCTGCGGTCATGGAGTATGGCATGTACGTCACCCATGGGGCCAAGACCCTGGGAGTCAGGGTCCCCGATCACGAGGTCTCCAGGAGCCTCGCGAGGCAAAGCGGGGGGGTCATCGTGAGCACCAGCGCCAACAAGACCGGTATTGCTCCGCCTACCACCGTAGAGGGGGCTATCCAGCAGATAGGAGAGGAGGTTGATCTCGTCCTCGACGCAGGTCCCACCCCAGGAGCGATCCCCTCCACTGTCCTCAATTTAAGCGGGGAGCAAATCTGGGTGATCAGAAGAGGGCCCATTACGCAGTCCCAAATAAATACAGCACTTGACGCCTAG
- a CDS encoding D-2-hydroxyacid dehydrogenase, protein MKEPIKIFITFRLAPELIKKVKTADPRVEIIYEPEILGKLRYPNDQHGAHIERTPKQELRWLENLSNAEIIFGYLNRQYASIIKELAPKLRWIQSPSAGIGQSAKRTGLTGTDIILTTSSGMHATPLAEFCLMAMLMHIKDYAYMAREKAAHHWARTSTTELRTKTLAVVGLGRVGREVARLGQCLGMRVIGTKRHIEGVAPASVNVEKLHPWTNLHPMLGEADYVVLICPHTEETQGLIGEAELIAMKEGSMLINIARGSVVDEPALIRALQSGHLGGLASDVFWKEPLPPESPFWDMPNVIISPHSASTADTENSKLTEIFVDNIHRYIDGKPMQNLLDKDALY, encoded by the coding sequence ATGAAAGAGCCCATAAAGATCTTCATCACATTTCGTCTCGCCCCTGAGCTCATCAAAAAAGTAAAGACGGCAGACCCTCGGGTGGAGATCATCTACGAGCCCGAGATCCTGGGCAAGCTCCGATATCCCAACGACCAGCACGGTGCTCACATAGAACGCACCCCCAAGCAGGAGCTGCGATGGTTGGAAAACCTATCCAACGCTGAGATTATATTTGGATATCTCAATCGCCAGTACGCTAGCATTATAAAGGAACTCGCCCCTAAGCTCAGATGGATCCAGTCCCCTAGCGCCGGGATTGGTCAATCAGCAAAGCGCACTGGGCTCACGGGGACAGACATCATCCTCACCACATCAAGTGGGATGCACGCAACCCCCCTTGCCGAGTTTTGCCTTATGGCAATGCTGATGCATATCAAGGACTATGCCTATATGGCCCGAGAAAAGGCGGCCCATCACTGGGCGCGCACTAGCACCACTGAGCTCCGCACCAAGACGCTAGCCGTGGTTGGACTGGGCAGGGTCGGGAGGGAAGTAGCCCGTCTAGGGCAGTGCTTAGGGATGAGAGTCATAGGGACTAAACGCCATATAGAAGGAGTCGCCCCTGCCTCCGTCAATGTTGAGAAGCTCCATCCCTGGACAAACCTCCACCCTATGTTAGGTGAGGCTGATTACGTAGTCCTTATCTGCCCTCACACAGAGGAGACACAGGGGCTCATCGGAGAAGCTGAGCTCATTGCAATGAAGGAGGGCTCCATGCTCATCAATATTGCTCGGGGCTCCGTCGTAGACGAGCCTGCCCTCATTCGAGCCCTCCAATCGGGCCACCTTGGGGGCCTCGCATCCGACGTCTTCTGGAAAGAGCCCCTTCCCCCCGAGAGTCCCTTCTGGGACATGCCCAACGTCATAATCAGCCCCCACTCCGCTAGCACCGCGGACACTGAGAACTCGAAGCTCACCGAGATCTTTGTGGATAATATCCACCGCTACATCGATGGAAAACCTATGCAAAACCTCCTTGACAAAGATGCCCTCTACTAA
- a CDS encoding ARMT1-like domain-containing protein has product MKVGARCGYCLLHRGYQQILRSTDDEKVRRKTMEVILHLIADMYGSDAVPALIGASRDRRVHEVTGCLDSYAELKRQANQSALETLPSFEALVASQPQEERLRKAALISCLGNIIEYDVPGHSSDVNAAFKNICNEAFTIDNLDQFRELLGPRTNLLYLTDNAGEIVFDKLVVRELRRLGCWVAVAVKGGPSLNDALMEDAEAVGMVGEADLVISTGTDAVGINLSEVSPEFLDVYGSTDVILAKGMANWETLTEYRAPCPTLFIFRAKCDPVATSVGVPLRENVAKLVSQGWSL; this is encoded by the coding sequence ATGAAGGTGGGTGCGCGTTGCGGCTACTGTCTCCTCCACAGAGGATACCAGCAGATACTTAGATCCACCGACGACGAAAAGGTACGCAGGAAGACCATGGAGGTCATCCTCCATCTCATAGCCGACATGTATGGATCCGATGCGGTTCCCGCCCTTATTGGAGCCTCGAGAGACAGGCGCGTCCACGAAGTCACCGGGTGCCTCGATTCCTACGCAGAGCTCAAGAGGCAGGCTAACCAGTCGGCTCTTGAGACCCTCCCCTCCTTCGAGGCCCTCGTGGCTAGCCAGCCACAAGAGGAAAGACTAAGGAAGGCTGCTCTCATCTCCTGCCTTGGAAACATCATTGAGTACGACGTCCCGGGGCACAGCTCTGACGTCAACGCCGCCTTTAAGAACATTTGCAACGAGGCTTTCACCATAGACAATCTGGATCAATTCAGAGAGCTCTTGGGGCCCCGCACCAACTTGCTTTATCTCACTGACAACGCAGGTGAGATCGTCTTCGACAAACTAGTGGTCCGGGAGCTTAGGCGTCTGGGGTGCTGGGTAGCCGTGGCTGTAAAGGGGGGGCCCAGCCTCAATGATGCTCTGATGGAGGATGCCGAGGCTGTGGGAATGGTGGGCGAGGCAGACCTAGTTATCTCAACAGGCACCGATGCGGTGGGGATCAATCTCTCTGAGGTCTCTCCTGAGTTCTTGGATGTCTATGGTTCAACGGACGTGATCCTTGCCAAAGGAATGGCCAACTGGGAGACTTTAACCGAGTATAGGGCCCCCTGCCCAACGCTATTCATTTTCAGGGCTAAATGTGATCCTGTGGCAACCTCAGTTGGGGTCCCTCTCAGGGAGAATGTCGCAAAGCTCGTGTCCCAGGGTTGGAGTCTCTAG